The sequence AGCCTACCCTACATTTTGAGGATTAGATGTAACTAATGTTGCATATCAATTGTGTTAACCCCAGCTGTAGGTACAGACGTCCTGAACACCATGTTGAGACGAGCCCATGCTGAGAAGGAGGAGGCTGTGAGGCAGGCGATAGCCGAGGCTGAGGCACGGGCAGCCAGGGAACTGAAGGAGGCGCTCGATGAGGCTTTAAGGGAAGCAGCAGAGTCAAAGAGAAAAGCTTTGGATGAACAGAAGCAGGTGATTGATGTGCAACAATAAACTCTGGgcatttttgtcactgtaaattaAGACTTGCATTGCATATGACCTAACCTGTTCAACATTGCTTGGCAACTTCACAgtctcgcaattcagccttttggtTACCAGGATTTAGACCAGTTAATAAACCAGtcttataaagaaataaaacttcTACAGTACACCAATGCTATAGCCCTGCCAACATTCATCAAAATATTAAAATGAACaataaatacatgaaaataGGACTATTTGACAGACATACAGCtgctcattggttgaactgctatgGACAGTGAGGATTGGATCATTGAGGCATGGACTTCTTCAGAAATTGTCACATCTTGAAATGACCAGGTTTATTAATGAATGCCATCTGTTCCCAACACAGTACTATGAGCAGCTGGCCCAGCGGGTTGCCGAGGCCAGGGACAAACTGGAGGCAGAGAGGATTGCCAGCCTCACCAAGAAGATGCAGAGAGAGAAGGAGGAGGCACTCAAGGAAGCATGGGCCAAGGCTGAGGTCATCAAGAATGAGGTAAGACATCAGGGAAATAGGCAGGACTTACATTCAGTTCCTGATGCAGTGGTAATACATAAGGCAGGGGTTTGTTGGGGGAAgatatagaagaactttattgtatgacaattgtacatgttacaatgtatggcaacaactcttacacaaagtacaaaacagaggtataggatataacttaacaacctagttaacataacaataagggctaacataattctttgatatagtattgcaaTGAAGTAGGTTAATCATTAGTTCGGGTGTTCTTTCTGATAGAAGAGctgtccttgatatatttgcctatttttgcattatgggagttctgacatctaaagatgTATGCAAATCTGTTTGAAGCAtggagtctcttgaaatctgctgtacttgattcgagaaatatgaataattcattacataTAGTGTAGATATATAAGATAGCCAGTTTTCCTGATGAATCTAGACTGACTActgcaaaacatacaaaaatattaGTCGGACGATGAATTAACAACATGATACACTTTGTGTTCCCTGAATCATAACTTTCTAAACACACAAAGTCTTATTCAATCTAATATTTGCTTTGTCTGCCAACTTTTACGGACCCAATAAGAATTACTGTAGAGAAGAGGGTTCCTTGCTTATGTTTGTCTTTGTTACAGGCCATAGCACAGGCCTTAGAGGAGCAGAGGAAAAAACTGAGAGCAGAGGCTGCACTGGAGAGGGAGCAGGCAGTGGCAAAGGCACTTACTATAGCAAGGGTACGTGCAGTGTTGTGTACTATCATGTGTGACTGAAAGAGGGAGGTAAAACACATTTAAGtgcttttccttttttcttaaAAGATCCCATAATTTTGTGATAACAAAGTCACATCTAAATATGAACCCTGAATATCTGTTAAACATACTAAGAAGCCACTGAATATATTGTCATTTGTACACTTGTATGGATAGCttatgaaacaaaatgatgatctATATCCATTGGTGTGTCTTGTTTGGTGTAGTCTCTTTGTGTGATAACATGGAGTCCATTCAAGCCATGCCTGTACTCTTGTCTGCAGCATAAACATGCCATCAAACTTGACGAGGCAGTTGAGAGGACCAAACGTGAATGTGAACACAACGCCAGTGTGAGGGCAGCAGCCATGGCCAAAGTTTATCAGTCTGAGATTAACAAAAGGGAACAAAGGTAAGAGCTTACAAATCTCTAGCAATGTGAAAGTATGTCTGTTAGAAtagctactcaagcaacaggacataattttggaaacagtcagac comes from Branchiostoma floridae strain S238N-H82 chromosome 2, Bfl_VNyyK, whole genome shotgun sequence and encodes:
- the LOC118409472 gene encoding GRB10-interacting GYF protein 2-like; amino-acid sequence: MAAAQSPGTAKVRSRSAPIHLLRARKRQSPELLPEFELSLKPSDKNARVLERMLTKTTLSTQRASHYNVMSVGTDVLNTMLRRAHAEKEEAVRQAIAEAEARAARELKEALDEALREAAESKRKALDEQKQYYEQLAQRVAEARDKLEAERIASLTKKMQREKEEALKEAWAKAEVIKNEAIAQALEEQRKKLRAEAALEREQAVAKALTIARHKHAIKLDEAVERTKRECEHNASVRAAAMAKVYQSEINKREQRISDLQDDLAAEHRRKLDVEKDFKELQVDYMRFLDLTDGQYHSDYMIRYRWHGRMAGQADSRVQTDNLNKRNASTEPGDPLHVF